The region AAAAGGGAACATATAGCATTCTAAAAGTACATTGCatttgcaaacacaatgtcaCTAGCCAATTTATGCGAGAATTAGCATTTCTATGAATAAGTACAAAGGAGATACTCCAAGAGCGAGAGGTAATAGAGAAGATTTTTGCTACCAACGAGATACCCCAAAGGGAGGAAACGTCACAAGAGTTTCTAATAATCTGATTGCTACCAACGAAATCCATACTTaatcactaatttttttttgaaacacttAATCGCTAAATTAAAAATGTTACACTTTActaattttgtttttggtcaaaGAGATAATGTGCCATTCATTAAAGGTCAGGCCCAAGATGAACAAAAATGTCTCAaccaaaaaaacaacaaaaatgtGATAGTAGACGTTTACCATCGCCACAAACACGCACGTGAAACAATATTATATAACAATGCTATTATAATAGAATTACATTAAAACAATCTTACTTATTGCAATATTTTTGCTCTTCCTATGTAGCTATTTTATTTACATCGTTTTGATAATCAAAGTGGGGCATTGATTCCAACAATTTAACAACCTCAACCATTTGAGGCCTTTCCTTTTGCAACTCACCAGCACACATACAAGCAATGCGTATATACTCCTTAACACTTTCTTCCCTCAACCCTTCTTCATCTCTTGAAATCTTCTCATCCACCATTTTCATCTCAGCCCCCTGCTCCTTCATCTTCCTAGCCCACTGGACCAGCCCAATGTCCACCCCGTCGAACCTCACCGCCAAATTGGGCCGGTGCCCCGACGCGGTTTCCATCATCAACACCCCAAAACTATACACATCCACCTTCTTATTCGCCACAAGGACACCATCCCTATACTCCGGGGGCATGTACCCTATAGTTCCCGCGAACTGCGTTGACACGTGCGAATGCGAGGTATCTATTCTCCGGGCCAGCCCAAAATCAGCTATATGGGCCTGAAATTCAGAGTCCAATAACACATTGCTAGCCTTGATGTCTCGATGGATGATGGGCTTGTCAAGCCCGTGAAGATAGCAAAGCCCATGGGCCACACCGCGCATGATGTTGACCCGGTGAACCCACGTCAACGGGAAGCAGCGGAAAACGTCGTCGTTTGATGAGTGCCCGTGAAGCCACTGGTCAAGGTTCCCTTTCTCGATGAACTCGTAGACGAGTAACCGTTCCGGGCCGGAGGCCCAGTACCCGAGGATCTTCACGATGTTGCGGTGGCCGAGCTTGCTGAGAGTTTCCATCTCCGCCGCGAACTCACGGAAGCCTTGGAAGGCGTCGGGGGAGAGCTTCTTGACGGCGACGACGGCGCCGGTGGAGAGGCGAGCCTTGTAGACTAGGCCGAAGCTGCCGTCGCCGACGATTAGGCGCGGGGAGAAGTTTTCTGTGGCGCGGGAGAGTTCTTCCATGGAGATCTTGAGTTTGGGATCCCAGGACCAGCTGGCGTCGACGATGGAGAGGGAGGAGCTGGGGTTGGGGTTTCGGAGAGGGCGGGCTCGGATCTGGTTGTTGCGGCGGGTTCGGGATTTGGTGGATTTGCGGTGCTGGCAGAAGAGGATGGCGGCGGCGAGGAGGAGCGTGACGACGATGAAGCTGCCGATGGCGGCGAAGATGGCTTGGACGCCGTGGTCCATGgtgggaagagagagaaagaaggttttagagaatgagagagaaatgaagGGGGAAGGTGGGTGGGTGtgggtaagaactaagaagacTAGACTAGTCAACGAGTTTGTTTGTTGACTTGTTCATCATTTGTAATGTTGGGAATGAAGATTGAATAGTGTATTTTAGTGGGGTGGTGCCAATGACATGATTGACATGACTATAGTGGTGAGACCTTTAATTTATTGACTTAaaagttactccctccgttccccattataagtcacattttttgaaaaaaaagtattaacttggagagagaaaatcatagaaaagtaaataagggtaatctaggaaagtaaattattttttttacaaatttattattagtaactacttttcttaatctaaaagAATTAGTGAAAGTTAGAATGTAATGGAGTTCCttaggactgttcatggttctcTCAGAACCGAAGCTAACCAAAAACCGAACCGAAAACCGAACCGTTAAGAACCGAACCGttaagaaccgaaccgaactcgAACCTAAATTTAAAAACCGGTTCGGTAACCGAACCAAAATCTCAAAACCGGTTCGgtaaccgaaccgaaccgatataTCCATTTATCCTGTTTCCACACAACCAATAACGGATAACCAGTTAACCACAGAACCGAGAAGTGAGAACCAGTGATGAGTGAACCCTAATTTCAGCACCGCGCCTCCTGCTCCTTCCGCCGGCCGCCGCGCCACCTCCTCATTCCGGCagcgcctcctcctcctccttccggTCGCGCCGCCGTCACCTTGAACACGGCCAGCACGGCAGAACCGCCGTCACCTTGACCACCGAGCTCAGATTCTTCCCACCAACAGCGACGTTCCAACGTAGGTGATCTGAGGTCGTAGACTCGTAGGTAAGCTTTCTATTTGTTTGAATATCTATTCATTGTAGTTTCTGATCTGGGTTTGGTTCATTTTTGCTGATTATTTGATgattgcttttctataatcgtTTGTGATGCTCTAATTATTGGCTCAAAAACCAATTTAACTTTTGAGTTGAATTGAACTGCACCCTTAATTGTAATTAACATGTTAATAAGCTCCCTGAATGTAGCTTTCCTTTCGGTTGTTATTTGACATTGGGGGGTTGCTATATGTTATGTTATAAGTATATATCAATTGAACATCCTAGTATTGTTTAATTATGTACCATTGTACCTAATATTGTTTTTATCTGGTAGATCTGCTTTTGATATTTAGTATTTACAGTCATGTTGAGTTCATTGTCTCATTTGCGTAATTTGCCAGGTTGAAGTCCCAGATGCTTTGTTAGAGCTGTACTTGCTGCTGAGATTGACACAATTTCTCCTCCAGAGCTTGTGAAACAGTTTGAGCAAGTCCTAGCTGAAAAATCTCAGGTCAGTTTGATATTTAGAATGTTAATTGAATTAAAGCTGCAAAATCTCAAGTCCTAGCAGTACATTTAGAGGTATATGATGATTTTCAGCACTGATATTTTGAATGTATCAAGTTTCTTCCATTGCTATATAAATTGTTAATTTGATAATTAGAGGTATATGCTGATTTGTAGGCTGCAACACTGATATAACTTGTTCTTTTGCTGCTATTTGTGTCTTAGAATCACTATCTTTTGCTGTAATCAGTCAATGTAGTTATGTGCTTGTTGCTTTGATAAGTTGCATCATGACAATGTAGTTTTTTGAATAGATGTCGTCACCAAGTAACCAGATGGATTCCGAGTTCCAAGAAACTATGCAAGATTCAATATTTTCTACACCAGTTACTAACACTGGAGTTGATGTTACATTCCCACCACATCCTAGCACATCAACTGGCAAAAGGAAACAACCCTCAGAAGTGTGGCTCCACTTTTCACAACAACCTAATGATAAGAGAAGGGCTGCGTGTAACTACTGTGGTACTCTCATTAGTAGGAATGGAACAAGTACTATGCGGACCCATTTGACGAGATGCTTGCAATATCCAGGCagtgaaaaaaataagagaagaaaaGATGGTCCATTTCCGCAGGCTGCAGAAGGACAAGTAGGAAGTGGCATTGTTTCTTCGCCTACGGTCTTTAAGTTTGACCAAGATATATGCCGAACAGAACTTGTGAGGATGTTTATTGCTGCTGAGCTTCCATTCCGGTTTGTCGAAAATGAAGCCTTTCGCCAGTTTCTAAGTGTTCTACAACCGCGATTTGTTGTCATTTCACGGTCTACTCTGAGGAGGGACATTGAAAAAACGTTTGTTGACGAACAAGTGAAGTTGAAAAGGTTCATGTCCAAACATTGTGGTAGGGTGTGTCTTACAACAGACACATGGACTTCTGTGCAGAATTATTGTTATATGAGTTTGACTGCGCATTTTATTGATGATGATTGGAACTTGCAgaaaaagattataaactttCGGAAAGTTACGGGACATTCTGGAGTGGTTATAGCTAACAATGTCGAGTTGTTTCTGAATGAGTGGCAGCTAAGTCAAGTCTTGACTATAACTGTGGACAATGCTACATCTAACGATTCTGCGATTGACAAGCTTAGAAATAGTTTCTTGCCATTGAACAAGGTGATTTTGAATGGTGAGTATCTTCACATGCGTTGTTGTGCACATATACTCAACTTGATTGTCAAAGAGGGTATGAAAGAGATTGATATTTCTATTTTGAGGATTCGAAATGCTGTGAGATATATGAAGTGCTCTACTAAAAGATTTCTTAAATTCATGAGCTATGCTGAAAGTGTGCATATATCATACAAAGGTATGCTGAGTTTAGATACAGATACTAGGTGGAATTCAACATACACAATGTTGGAGGCAGCTGTACAATATGAGAAGGTTTTTGTGTTGTATGAAGCACGAGATTCCAAGTTTAAGAAAGCAATGTCAAAAGATAATGGGAAGGGTGTTCCTACATCTGCAGATTGGGACCATGTGAAGTCTATTTTGCCTTTTCTGAAAATATTTCATGCTTCCACAAAGCGCATTTCTGGTTCCTACTACGTAACCAGTAATGTGTATATGAAAGAAGTATTTTctatcggaaaaaaaataaggCAATATGAAAGTGATTACAATGCTAAAATAAGGTCAATGGCTAGCAACATGAGGAAGAAGTTTGAAAAGTATTGGGGGGACCCCGATAAAATGAATGTCTTCTTGTTGATTGCTGCTGTACTTGATCCCCAAAGTAAATTGGGCTATGTTAGCCACTTTTTGAAGTATTTCTTCGGTGATGAAATGGGGAATGAGTTGATATCAAAGATGAACTCTAGCTTGAAATCTCTATATGAGCTATATGGAGGCAAGGAAGCGGGTTCTCAAAGACAACTCGACCAaatggatgaagatgatgatgatgatgatgatgatgatgatgatgatgatgtttatTGCATGAATTACTACAACCAAGAAACTGGATTTCGGGTTGATGCTACGTCTGAGTTGGAGAAATACTTGAATGAAGCCCGTGAGCCTTTTACTAAAGGGGTTGAGTTTGATATTCTAAGTTGGTGGAAGGTCAACTCAAGTAGACTTCCGATCCTGTCAAGAATAGCTCGAGATATATTACCTATTCCGGTCTCTACGGTAGCATCAGAATCTGCATTCAGCACTGGAGGAAGGGTGTTGAATGATTTTCGGAGCTCCCTAACTCCGAAAATGGCAGAGATGTTGATTTGTACCCAAGACTGGATGAAAGGAACACCTTTTTCCCTGGTTTCTAGTGAGGACTTTGAGGAGCTTGAGAGATTTGAGAAAGGTTAGTTTGCATCAATCTTCTGTGTGAATAggttttataaattatttttgaagtAATAAAGTATTTTACTTTTTCGCAGAGCTTGTTCAACGAGAATTGACTGCTGGTTCAGAAAATTACAAcctttatgatgatgatgatgagcttTAAGTGGTATTTTCATATTGCTACCTCTTTTATTACCATTGAAAGTGTATTTTCATattgcaatattttttttaaagtatggTAGATGTTGTTTGCTCTCTTGTTCTGCTCTAAAACTTAAAACTGTTCTGTTCTATGTGATTGTTAGCTCAGAGTTCTGTTCTGTTTGGAGATGAATTGATTCTTAACTTTTACACTCTTGTGTTGATTTCAGCAGGAGTCTTCTGCTTTTAGACAAATTCAAGTGGTGGTCATGTCATCAGAGAATATCTTGACTCTTAATTGATAGGTAAAACTACTTCTCCATTTGGTTCTGATGTGATTATTGCATGCATATTTGAACATTGAATGATTGAGTCTCATCTCACTCAAAAATTGGGACCTAACTCTGCTGTGAATAATACACTGATGTGTAATGACAATATGGTTACAATTTGCATTACTTTTATTCCAATAGAAACCTTGAACATATAGGTCTTCTTGAAGTGATCATGTGCTCATGTTTATGTAGCCTTTTGCTCTTGAGTAATTGAGTTTATTTCTCCCTTGTTGTAAAATCCTGAGAACATGATCAAACATTGCTGCAGACCGCAGGAACATCAGCACCTTGATAAGACTTGCAAACATAGGGTGTAAAATTTGCATAGTCCTGAAAAATTAACACAAACAGTAGATTTTATGAGTATCTTCTTAATAATCTGGAAATCAAATTAgtaatgtgtgtgtgtgtgaatgaGAAAAGAGAAACTCAGTAGATTTTCAGGTTGGGGACAGAAGTAGCTTTTGTAGGGGGCGAAGTAACTCAGTAAATTAgtcatgtgtgtgtgtgtgaataaGAACATTTTTTGCATGTATGTTTCTCATAAGATGCTATTTGCTTAATGTGCAGGTGctttgtgttttgatgattagaGTGAAAGGAATTGGGAGGTTTGGAGAAGATGCTGAGTGGAGGAAGATGGGAAGAGAGTTGCTACTGTTTCTTCCATTTGTTACTAATTGATATTTTCTGGGATTTGACATTGTCCACTGTTTCATACTATCACTTAAATTGACATTGTCCACTGTTTCATACTGAACTTCTGGGCCTTTTGTTTTATATCTTTTAATGGTAGTTGACAATTAATCCTCTTTGGTGGAAAAGTTACTTTTATCAAAAGTAAAAAATGACTTGTTCTTCTTATGTAGTATCATTTGACTTGTTTTTAATTGAGTTATTTTAATGGTTCTGAAAAAATAACTGGTTCGGTTCTCCTGAATTAATATTAAGTTTTttgattctgaaaaaaaaaaaaaaaattggttcgGTTCACCGTTTTACCGAACCGGTTAACCGAAACTTAAaaccggttcggttcggttcgaaccatactATATCGGTTCGGTTCTCTCGAACCAAATTTTTGgttcaggttcggttcggttcggttcaagcaaagaaccgaaccatgaacagtcctagAGTTCCTTATGCCTTCCTAGTGGAGATCCAATGCAGACAAACACTGGAATCAGATTCCAGCAACTAGGAGTCGTTGCTCTGATAAGACAACGTAACTTGAACCCACGTCCAAGCTATTTGCACACCTCACGTTTCCAGTGTTATCGTGTGCTTCTTACACACGCGCACCTACATTCGGGgctctccaagctcaacaaaGTCGAAACATGGACCACCATTAGAAGAACCTCCAAATAACAACACATTCTTCAAGCACTTTATTGCCCCCACTTGGGTTACTGGCACGAGTGACCATGTCCGGCGCTTGCTAACCATGATCATGGATATATAAGCTGCTCACCCAACGATTAATCTCTCGATGTGGGACTCTAAGCAGCCTATGTTTTATTAAGAAGAATGTTTGTTGAATCTAACACAAAAATGCACCATTAAGAAGAATGTCGATGTGGGACTCAGGGTAAGAGAATATTTTATTCTCTTCTTTATACTGCATATAAAGTGTGTGTGATTCCTGgtgtttttttttcaagttcTAGAGAATTTCCTGGTTCTtgggcatatatatatatagtgtgGAATTCTATATGGAACCATCCCCAGGCCTAATTCTTCCCACTCCAAACTCAGTTAGTAAATTGACCAAATCCCTTTAAGCAAGCACTGGTGGAATATCAAACTACAGTCTTACTTGAATCTGGCTAGCTATCATCAATCCAAAGCTGACTATTAACTCTTTACTAAAAAGACCAATGTTTCATTCACTGCTATTTTGATAAAAGGATTGCAAAAGTGAATGTTGAATGTATAAGTTCCTACATATGACCTTGTGTGCAGGCTTATTATTGCCAGTGGAATCACTTCCACGTTTAGGCACGCACGAGGGAGCGTTGCTCTGATAAGTCAACTTTGAACCGAATCCAGTCCAATTTGCACACCTTGTTTCGGGTTGGCCCACATGTATCCACACAGGCGGCACACCCTTAACTTGGGGCTCTCTCCCTTCATCATCGGGTATGAATATTACACTATTCAATACAAGCAGGACAACCCTTGCGGGCTCTCTTCCTGGAACTGCTGCAGGCAATTAAGGACTAAGATGAGGAACACACAttcaaaaacactttattgCCCCCACTTGGGTCACAAGCAAGCGTTACCAGGCTCGGCAATTGCTTAACGTAATCATGGGTATATAAATTAGTCACACAACTTTTAATGTGTCAATATGGGACATGAGAAAATAGATAGGTAAAACGTTTAGTCAATACCTATATAGGTAACTGAAAAACTCTGTTAAAAAGAATAACAAGTGAATTTGTATATCACAATCAATCATCTAGAGAGATGAGTATTGATTGTCTTTGATAGATTCATTTGATTTAGTTCTTCCAAAGTAGCCTTCATTTGATCGAGAGTGGTCTGTCCTGTTTTTCCAAGATACACTAAAATGAATTTTCATGTGCATGAGGTTTACTTTTTTCTCAAACATGGAAAACAAGGTTCTCTTCCTATTTTAAGTTGTAGTAGGTCCTGTTTTTCCAAGATATTCTTTGCTTGATCTATTTGTGCTTCACCATCCTGTATTATATTACAGAACATGAGGTTTAAGCACCTGGTTTTATGCTTGATTGGAAAAAAGGGCAAGAATTTAGAAATAATTGAGACATAACCAATGCAATGTTATTATGTAAATTCCAAATCATTGAAAAGCATCAAATGCTATGTACATGATTGATTTGAGATCATCCAATTTCTCATATTGGACATTGGATATGCAAAGATTGGAAATTTGGCTTTGAAAAAATTGGATAACGTGCTGACCAGAGACCTTAAGTACGTCGATGTGGGACTCAGAGGCAAGatattttattctcttttgcATATATTTTATTCTAATCTTTTATCACAGTGAAATGCAGCTTTTTCTAATGAAGCAAAGCAAGGAGGGCAAGGGATAGATGTGGGTTCACTTGGACATCCTTCTTCCCcagcttttcttcttcttgcttcAAATTTTCGTCTTCATGTAAAATTTTACTAATTTGCACCTGTTAATCTTGAAGAGGATGTCAATAAGATGAAAGATGGCTACAATTAATCCAGCAACAAGGATGTTAGAAGTAACATCTTAGGCTGCAATATAGCAAGGAGAATAAGCGGGTCATAATAAGCTAGTCATAGACATGGACAGATTTGGTAGTGAACAAGAGACCTCAAAACATCTTCACTATCAGTTAGCTCCATCCAAAAGTGGTGGTTAATTTCTGTGATATTTGCGTTGGAGAAGACTACGATGGACCGTGCAAAGAGAGCGCTGCTCTGATAAGACAGCCTAACCGCGGATAGTTAGCAGCACACCTTGCTTCGAGGGGACCAATACACACACCTTGAACCTTGAGCATGACAGCCCAAGTCACCGAAGTGCTGCTCTGATAAGAGCAAAGGTAAAACGGGAGCGGAGACCCGTGCAAGGACGGGTAGAACGTGTACACATCACAATACATGGAACCGCACCAATGTCAGCTGGGCACTTCAATTCGGCATCATACTGATAACACCTCGTAAAACTTGGAGGCACCTCCCATTGCAGAAGCCACACATTGAGATAATCTCCAAACCAAAGCCCACTTACAAATGAATGAAATCTACCATCACTTTAATGCCCCCACTTGGGTCATAGGCATGCGTTACCAAACCCGGCAAGCAAATATTAAATACGTCGATGTGGGACTCAGGGTAAGAATGGTGTGTGGCCCTAAATGCTTCGATGTGGGACTCTGGGTAATATTTTATTAACTCCAAACTCAGTTTCTATATTGACCAAATCCCTTAATGGTATCAGGCAAGAAAAACATGGACTGGAATGTCTTCCTGGGACTGCTGCAGTAAGCAAGGACCACGATGAGGAACTCACATTCTTCAAACACTTTGTTGCCCCCACTTAGGTTATAGGTATGAGTTACCACACCCGGCAAACAATTCACAAAATCATGGGTTTATAAAGTACTCAATCAACCTTTTTTTAGCGATATGGGACTTAGGTTTcctcatttttaatttaattaacctAACAATCACgattttctataaaaaaaaatgttaaatggCATCTGACACAAAATGCATAGTTGAGTTCTGGCGGCATAAATGTATTCTGGCATGTCTTAATCCATAAATAGAGAAGCAAAATTTATATAGATAAAGTTTGATAACACTCCTGAAAAAAGTGGCAACTAGAGACCGGTGAGAGATAGGAAGCCGAGAGAAATAAAGTAAGATGTGAGAGGTGATAATTTTGGGATGCACATGAGCTGAACTGATCCGGTCAAGCAACCCCTCCAACATGAACCGATCCAAAGCCAAAAGAATGAATTGGATTGAATTCTTAAAGGAGGGATAGAATTTGATTCTGAAAGGAGAAATCTTATGAGTTCGGTAGGGATTTCGAGTTCAAGAAAATGAAATTGGAACCAAACCATGAATTCAAACATACATAACCACTAGTGTTTTGCTGTGATTAGTTTCAGTTGTCTTACACTTTGATGGAAAAAAATTAGTAACATCCTAGTGGATTCACTTCACTAACCTGTGTTTGATTCACTTACTTTCATATTGCACTAGTTTTTTGCTACTTTATAAAAAAATCTCACTTTTTATATtccaaatttaataatattttaatagaAATTCGATGAAGTTGTTCGATCAAACTTGAATATCATTGTTTTCATTCAGGTTCGAAAGTAAAAATGCGAAATCCGATCCAAATCAACATGAATGATTAGGATTCTATTTTGGTCATGAAATAATCCAAACCAACCTTTCAAAGTTCCTTCCTTAGCCATCCAAATCTTAGGGCAATATTCTAGAACATGTATCAACTTTTTTCTTTAAAGCTTTCATATGTTACTTTAATCTTACTATTTGGGGAATTGGTTAAGTGGAATGAAGTTTCAAGTTCAAttgcatttttttattgaagTGCTTAGCAGAAGCTAGGAAGTAATTAATCACTAGTGTGAGTGAGTCTATCAACAGAGCAAAGGAAAAGGTTGACTATTGAAGTTGAGCTTGTGGCAAATCCTTCTAAAATATTCATGGATAAACCAACTTCTGGGCTAGATGCAAGAGCAGCTGCTGTTGCTAGGAGAACAGTAAGGAACACATTAGACACTGGAAGAACAGTTGTCTGCTGCACCAACATCCATCAGCCTAGCAAAGATAAATTTGATGAGGTGAAATAGGAAGACTCAAGAAACGTAGCAATTTTACTTTTGTCCACATCTCCATTCTGAGTTTCTAATATTTTGTCACAATGAAATGCAgcttttttttctaatgaaacAAACCAAGGAGGGCAAGGCAAGAGACATATATGTGGGATCACTTGTACATCATTCTTCCCAATTCATTAGTTTCTTTGAGATACAAAATAGAAATGCTATGAAAAATAAGAGAATACTGAAGTCTTTTTTCTGGCTTCAAAATTTCACTAATTTGCACATGTTAATCTTGAAGGGGGGTCAATCCAAGGTAtcaataagataaaaaaaaaaatggctacAATCCAGCAACATGAATGCTGGAAGCCACAAAGATGACATATTTAAAATCAACATTAGCAAAGCATAactgaatgaagaagaaaattaaaatttcacaGGGATTTACATCAAAAGGAGGAGGCAAAAAGTGACTGTTGAATGTGTGTGTATGAGTTCCTATAGAGGAGGACCTTGTCACCTTGTGTGCAGGCATTTGACGGAGTGGAAGTCCGCTAACTTCCAAGGAGGGGGCGTTGCTCTGATAAGCCAACGTTGAACCTGTTTTCGCCACTAGGCCAGGCAATTTGCACACCTTGTCTCGGGTTTAGCCCATGTGTTTTCACACAGGCCCCCTTACATGGGGCTCCTCCCTCCATCATCTAAGTATGAATTAATTCATACAAAGGCAGGATAACCCTTGGGCTATCGCTCCTGTAGTCTGCAGCAACTAAGGACCACCATGAGGAACACACATTCTTCAATCACTTTAATGCCCCCACTTGGGTCACAGGTATGCGTTACCACACCCGGCAAACACTCCACAAAATCATGGGTTTATAAATTACTCCATCAAACTATTTTGGAACGATGTGGGGCTTAGGCTCGTTTGTTTTTAATTACCCCAACAAGCACGATTTTCTCAACAAAAATGTTAAATGAAATCTGATGCAAAATGCACAATTGAGTGCTTGCAGCATAATTGTATTTTTGCATGTCTTCCATAAATAGAGAAGCAGTATTAATTTTTATGGATAAAGTTTGTTCAACAATCCTCAAGAAGTGGCGAatagagagaagtaagagataAGAAGTCAAGAGAGATAAAGTAAGATATGTCATAGATGATAATTTTGTGATGCACATGGGTTGAATCGGTCTAGTCAACCCCTCCAACGTGAACCAATCCAAAGCCAAAAGAATGGAGGGATTGGATTTGGTTTTGGAAGAATAAATCCGATGAGTTTGGTAGGGATTTTAGATTAGAGAAAATGAAATTGGAACCAAACCATGAACCCAAACATATATAACTATTAGGGTCATGTTTTGATTAGTTTTAGTGATCTTACACTTTTTTGGGAAATATTAGTAACATCCTAGTCGATTCATTTCAATAACTTGTGTTTGATTCACTTAGTTTTAGTggtcttacttttttttaaaaaacccattttttatATTCCAGATTGATTTTAATAGAATTCCGATCAACTAGTCCGATTCAATATGAATATCATTGTGTCCATTCGGGTTCAAAggtaaaaaaaatgtgaaattcGATCCAAATCAACACGAGCACCTTTGATTGATTaggattttgttttggtaagGAACTAATCCAAACCAACTGATTGCGTTCTTTAGATGATATGATcgtaagagaagaaaaatagaaaaaaaaaatagagtgaaaatgaagtgaaGTTGTAAATGAATCATAGCTCGAATTTGTATAGCATTCATTTCGTTAAGTTCTTCAACCGGAAATCTGCACACTCTTTTATAGCATCTGTATAGCATtcactcttttattattttcttcatttttgtgCAAACGAATAAAATCTGTGACAAGAATTCTGATACAAAATTGTGAAATAAAGGGAGCAAAATTGGTGGTTGAATTCGTTGGACGATGTGGGGGACACGTATAGTTTATAACAAAATCCActgaaacaaaagaaagaaaggaggCAATAAAATTTCACATTCCAGTAATACAGGGAATCACACTGGAATCACTTTCTGTCTCTATTCATTCTCACGAAATTTCAAAGCAAAAATAAAAAGTGAAAGTTGAATGCTTAACGTGGGTGTTCTCTTCTAGAGGGTCCCGTACATCCGGCACTGGAATGGAATGCACATCCCAGTCACAAAGAGCTGTTGCTCTGATAAGCCAACGCACACTCCACCGAGTGTTCTTGGGCGACAAACGCACTGACACTCAGGCGCCCAAACGCCCAACACTCAGGGCGCTACCCTTTCATCGGTGAACCAGCAGAGAGGAACTGCCCACACATTCTACAAGCACTTTATTGCCCCCACTTGGGTCACAGGCATGTGCTACCATGCCCGGCGAAAGTTCTTCCTAATTCTCCATATATAAATTGCTCAACAAATCTTTAATCTATCAATGTGGGACTGGGACTTGGCTCGCTCTTGATTATCACAATCGGGATTTTGTCTGTTTGTGTGTTTGCTTTTTGGTTTAAACCAAGACGAACATGGGGTTACaaataataaat is a window of Lotus japonicus ecotype B-129 chromosome 5, LjGifu_v1.2 DNA encoding:
- the LOC130720510 gene encoding putative serine/threonine-protein kinase, translated to MDHGVQAIFAAIGSFIVVTLLLAAAILFCQHRKSTKSRTRRNNQIRARPLRNPNPSSSLSIVDASWSWDPKLKISMEELSRATENFSPRLIVGDGSFGLVYKARLSTGAVVAVKKLSPDAFQGFREFAAEMETLSKLGHRNIVKILGYWASGPERLLVYEFIEKGNLDQWLHGHSSNDDVFRCFPLTWVHRVNIMRGVAHGLCYLHGLDKPIIHRDIKASNVLLDSEFQAHIADFGLARRIDTSHSHVSTQFAGTIGYMPPEYRDGVLVANKKVDVYSFGVLMMETASGHRPNLAVRFDGVDIGLVQWARKMKEQGAEMKMVDEKISRDEEGLREESVKEYIRIACMCAGELQKERPQMVEVVKLLESMPHFDYQNDVNKIAT
- the LOC130719923 gene encoding uncharacterized protein LOC130719923, producing the protein MSSPSNQMDSEFQETMQDSIFSTPVTNTGVDVTFPPHPSTSTGKRKQPSEVWLHFSQQPNDKRRAACNYCGTLISRNGTSTMRTHLTRCLQYPGSEKNKRRKDGPFPQAAEGQVGSGIVSSPTVFKFDQDICRTELVRMFIAAELPFRFVENEAFRQFLSVLQPRFVVISR